tgtccaagccccccatttctgttcaaagatgttttgtctttcctaacaataaatgcctctttaactcccctctcaaaccttttcttttctttgatttgTACCTCACTatgttcaaaggagtggttagtgtctttgagatggtgattaacagcagactggggtcctgagctgctcttgtgacagtGTTGGTACGTTCTATTATCGAGTGGCCTTTTTGTTTCTCCAGTATAATGTTCACTGCAGTCGTCACAACACTAAACAGAGTAAACAACTTTGCTTTATCTGAgactcggggttttgtccttcagGTGAACCGAGATTAATCTGCATTTAATCCATCCCGGAAccttactgtttatttatttatttgattgggacaatggATGTTAATGAACAGAAATGATACAACATTAATGTTAACACACcgaattatagccaaaggatcatttcatctgttgtcccaagggccggggtcacaaaagggccaaaataaaaattccaCAGTCCACTCTTTGCACAGTTCCCTTAattgcaccatccaaaatattgcacattccattcgGTGAGGCATGAGTATGAGACACTATCCCGTAAACACTTTGATTCCACAGTCATGGTGGTAAGATACTACAGTTCTATCCAGAGCTGTCCTAGGGGCCCTTCCAAACACTCACTAACACACCACATTCAGACTACACAAGTGTTTTACCTAAGGACATGAAAGTGTACACTAGACCTGTCTGGATGACCCTCATCTTACCTCAGAGacggaagaggaggaagaaaagtcCCcaatcttcctcttcttcctgggGCCGATGGCTGCCAGCGCTGTCAGGTTagcctctctctgcctcatcTGTGCAAGTTCTTGCTGCTGCATCTggattatttaaacaaaaagaagATGCACTTAAATAACCGGGTACAGTTACAGGAAAATATAATAAGATGCTACAGTGTTAAATTTACCTCTTTAAATTTCTGTTTCAGTCGCAGTTGCTCTGGATCTTCTTGCCGAGCTCGAGACTAGAAGCCAGTCATGACACAGAGCGATGTACAATGAAAGgaagtgcattttaaatatgaTGAAAGTGGAAAAGATAGTGATACAAAAGGAATGTATAATGTAAAAAAGGAAGGATTAAAGAAGGACATATGCACAAATGTCAAATTTAATTAGCACAAAATCACAATCTAGATTAGATAGATTATGTTCTCAAGTGATCTGCAATGACTTAACCAATAAATATGATATTCAGAATCTCAAACACGCTCTGAGTCAGAAGGGACCTAGTGTTTTTAGTCCTTTAGAAGTTATTTATACATTCATCAATAAGTGTTAGACTTGgtaataaaaatgtgtgcaCTATATTACCTTAGCTGCCTTTAGGagtatctctctctcctgttcctcCATCCTCTGCTTTTCTAACTGGTCCAGCTGCTCAAAGAACTTGAGTTGGGCACGAACGTCACTGCTCTGGTCGTAGTTGTCATTGTCCTACCAACAGAGAGAGGTGTTACATTACTGTAATAAGGAGCAAATGACTATAGATAATCATCTAATCTAATTAACACTACTAACCTTAAAGCTGATGTTTTTCTGCTGGGCTACTTGTGTAACCTTTTCCAGCAAGTTTTGGAGATGTTGCTGAGTGGCATGAGATACTAACTTCACCACATCTGTCCCAAAATCTGTCACCCCATGTCTCCTCCCTAAAGAGGAAAAACAGAGTCCTTAAGTTTGAAACGGGAAGCACTGTACACTGTGAAAAGAGTCACTCAATCGCACCAATCTCCAGCATCCTCCGCTGTAGTAAAGCAAAGGAGAGAAACGCCTCATCTTCACAAGAATGTGTCACAGACCCCACCAGACTTGAATTAGTCGCCAGGATGTTAGCACTTTCTTCAGTTAAGTTTACTCCAGCCATAGATGCCACATCATTGATGTCATCATCATCTCTGGAAAGACAAAACAGAAAGTCATGTCATTCACCTTCACGAAGGTCCTGAAGGAGGTGGACCAGTCTAGACCTGTGTGTTATACGTTGGTTTTCTTTGTGAGATCTcagaaatgtaaaagtaaaataaggaCTTACTTGAATGTGCCACCAGCCTCTTTCAGCTTGTTTCtttgagccagagtcagtgCTGTAGGAGAAATATGTTTTAACATCTCCACTACAATGTCCACTTACATCTCATTTCTCTAGAGAAATGATCCGACCAATcctgtcccagtttagtcccagttattATTTCTCTAATTATACGGCAGTTGAAGCCTTCTCTGGGCTTAATAAGGGCATGCTGTATACTGTATACTTCCATTCTCAAAGTGCATTATCCCGTAGTGTATATACTGTTACATTATACGCATTGTCAAGACTCACGTTAGTCCTCAGCCTCTCACCTGGCTCTTTAAGCTGGATCTGCTGCTGTCCCAGCATTATTCGGCTTGGTGCATGATTCCTGAGCGTTACCATGGAGGCTGTGGGGAGGGTTACCTGAGGTCTCACCAGGGCTCTCTGCTGGGGAGTCTGGAGAACCTGCGGCCGTTGAATTTAGGATTAAGTCCAACGCCCAGTGCTTTCTTTAAATGACTGTACTATATGAATGCCCTTTACCAGAGAGGGGGACTGTCCTGGTTTGGTGACCCCTGGCTGGAGTAGAGGCCTGGTGATGGATGTGGTGACCCGAGGCCCAGGGCTGCTGAGGATCActgtggaggtggtggaggctGGACCTGAACTGGACTGAGGGAGCTGGCCCTGCTGAATGAAGGCTGCAGAGTCTGGAGTGAGCTGTCTCAAAGCCGGGAGACTcctctgcacacagcacaaTACGAGCACATACGAGATCGATTATCTACTTCTAAACTCAATAAATACACATTGTACAAGTTGTGCTCATGACATTCTACAATCTAATGTCAGAAGATCTTATAGAAAGCAAGGGCCtaaataattattttgacatttcattGAACTGTTTTTGAATAGGGACggaataataaacaataacatcaataataatcacaataatcgctcgtgggacattttatataaacgcGAGAATCGTCAACAAATATAAACGCCATTGTATCCCCAGAGAAAAGCTTCTTCTCCATGATGATCTCTTCTATAtctctgttgttttcacttataacaaagcacagtttgtttaaatatggaacctctTCATCATattaaaagttataattatttttaaactgtcaacaaCTTTAATAGTTATcctgatataattgttaatcatAATTTTGATGATAATCGCAACACCAGATTTCAATATAGTCCGATGCCTATAAGATTTGAACAAAATGGGGTCCACAAATCTGCTATActgtattaaacttatcaatgAAGTCCTTACAACTGACAGAAATTTGGTTTCGTTATCAAAAACAACAGATTGTACCTTCAGGAAAGGCACTAGGTAAGGTTGTGGTGACGAGTTCAGCTCTTTATATAATCTGCTGGTGAATTCCTCAGCTTCCAGTCTGCCCTCCTACGATGACAAAACATACATTATCGcaacatataacatataaaacaatacgTCAGTACGGTCATTACGTAAACCTCTTAATTCACTCACCAGTAGGTCCTTTACCAGTTCTCTGACACACGCCGCCGTCTCAGTCGACTGCTTCCCAGTAGATGCCAATTTTATCAATGTAGACAGGAAGTTCTTACATTTGTTCACATTTTCCATTGTCTCCTGGCATGAGAATATTAACAAATGCAAATAAAGAATGGACAATCATAACTTTTGGCATACACACTCTGAAAGACGCTATGGAACTCACTTTGCTGTATGTTAGCGAGGTAACTGTGGGACCGCTTGGTCTGGGGGGCATTCCAGGCACCGCTGAGCCAACTGCACTCTGCAAGAAGAGGAACACATGTGATGTTTTAAATCAGCGCTCAGAGGAACAGTgaataacaacataacagaacACATCACATAACTGGAATCTAAAACCTACAAACGgattcacacttgcacaaaaACCAcattaaaactgggactaaacgcagaactaaacctggactaggcCAGAATTAAACAAGGACCAGGACCCACTCAGAGTATATTTTAGAATTAGAACGGACtgaaactagaactaaacaagtaaaagtGTGACCCTCAAAGGAACAGCGCATGACAACCTAACAGAACGCATCACATAACTGGAATCTAAAATTTACAAACGGagcattcacacttgcacaaacaccacattaaaactgggactaaacgcagaattaaacctggactataccaGAGTTAAACAAGGACCAGGGCCCATTCGGAGCATATATTAGAATTACAATGGGctgaaacctggactaaacaagtaaaAGTGTGACCCTCAGAAGAACAgctcataaaaacataacagaatGCATCACATAACTGTAATCTAAAACCTACATACTTGCACAAACACCACattaaaactaggactaaacctgtagtagaccaaaattaaactaaaactacAACAGGAGAGAGTACATATTAGAATTAGACTGGGctgaaaccagaactaaacaagtaaaagtGTGAACACACCCATGAATTTAGCAAAAAAATAGAGATGTGATTATAGAAAGTAACAGCTGAGTCTCAGATAAATTGCAGTATTAAGTCTCTTTCAGGACCTGGTGTCTGTTACCTGAAGAATATGGGGTCTATGAAGTGTGGTGGTTTTGGGGAGAGTGGTTGACACAGGGCCTCCTGGTCTGATGACAGTGCTGGGGGTCACTGGTCGACTGATGACAGCATTTCCTGGGGTCTGTGTGAAAAATATCAACAGTAATTAGACACTTCCTTTTGAAGACAGACATaaagtgtatgtgtatgtgtataataAATGACTTTACCAGCTAATCTAAAACAATAAGAAAGTCTGGGACAAATATTGTACATATCAAATGGCTCTTAAATtgcctggtaaaaaaaaatacaaagagtttttttttttttttcccagtagTTTCAAATCAGGTCTGCTTGTTTTCACTGTAAACAAATGGATGTAAAGATAGTAAGAAAAGCATATCTTCAGGCATAGGTGGCAAGATAAGTGTTGATAATGCCATAGTTGCCAGCTGTCACTCTCCAAGGCCATGTCTTACCTGTccaggagtttgcatgtttgttGGAGTGGCTGCCCGCGGTGCCAAGCCTCCCTGAGCCTGGGCCTGCATCTGGGCCAGAGTCTGCTGAGGAATCATCAGCAGCTGCCCACTATCACTGCGCACAAGCACCATCCCTGGAGCAGGTCAGACACAAAGTactgttaaaatacattacagtaTTGTAGTGTTATATGTCGATAGTAACATATTTGAATAACTAATGTAGTCAAATCTAAACTGGATGAATTATTGAGAGGTAGGTTCTGTCATACATGAATGATAAAACCAAATAATGATTCTATAAAACCCTTTGGTTGTATAGTTAATTCATTGGTgctttttatgtattcattattttatcaGAATTACAAGTTTTATGTACAACTgcacaaagaaaaaagaatgtgAGCTTTtgcatataaataaattaatagttTGTAACTACTTTCTCTGTCCACATAACAATTGTGTACAGAGAACTTGTGACTTATAAGTGCACTTTGTGTTAAATACATGGTCAGAtcaaaatagatttctgtggacTAGTTGAGGCACTAGTTTTTGTCTTTAGGCAATCAGAAAAATAATACTAGTTATTGATGCCAACATATACTGTTCTCTGTGCAATTCAACAACTTTCTGCCATGCCTTTGTTACATGTTCATGCATTAATAATCTGCAACAACCTTAAAACACTG
The sequence above is drawn from the Periophthalmus magnuspinnatus isolate fPerMag1 chromosome 5, fPerMag1.2.pri, whole genome shotgun sequence genome and encodes:
- the taf4a gene encoding transcription initiation factor TFIID subunit 4, whose translation is MDAATSSSDSSGHDPGRTLVVSGGVTSLPAPQEKVDTLSVQTLNGSQSMNSHNSGSAAPLGTAGTSVPGDSSTNTTSVNSGTVLTKVLPSSNSVIQTSPLNSHSQAGGQAGGQAAGATVTLVRPPMHIVALNGNNNGSPAAVTSTGISLQTPQVNNNPDPSSVSVSTATNVIKQEPATTIIQPPPQQAVSPRTPVSLSASPGGVRTLSPQMLAARLPQPTSGQPSVHNIQLPPGMVLVRSDSGQLLMIPQQTLAQMQAQAQGGLAPRAATPTNMQTPGQTPGNAVISRPVTPSTVIRPGGPVSTTLPKTTTLHRPHILQSAVGSAVPGMPPRPSGPTVTSLTYSKETMENVNKCKNFLSTLIKLASTGKQSTETAACVRELVKDLLEGRLEAEEFTSRLYKELNSSPQPYLVPFLKRSLPALRQLTPDSAAFIQQGQLPQSSSGPASTTSTVILSSPGPRVTTSITRPLLQPGVTKPGQSPSLVLQTPQQRALVRPQVTLPTASMVTLRNHAPSRIMLGQQQIQLKEPGERLRTNVMEMLKHISPTALTLAQRNKLKEAGGTFKDDDDINDVASMAGVNLTEESANILATNSSLVGSVTHSCEDEAFLSFALLQRRMLEIGRRHGVTDFGTDVVKLVSHATQQHLQNLLEKVTQVAQQKNISFKDNDNYDQSSDVRAQLKFFEQLDQLEKQRMEEQEREILLKAAKSRARQEDPEQLRLKQKFKEMQQQELAQMRQREANLTALAAIGPRKKRKIGDFSSSSSVSEGSGTASSASGGASASGSRPTRQRITRVNLRDLLFCLENERFTSRSHFLYKGFLK